In Marinicella rhabdoformis, a genomic segment contains:
- a CDS encoding patatin-like phospholipase family protein, with the protein MITLKPANKPTPSNQQYGLALAGGGPLGGFYELGALCALQDSIKRVDLTDLDVYVGVSAGAFIAAGLANGISLPYMCDIFASNKKTETPFNPDHFLQPAYKDYVKNLAKTPLLVGKSLLKWAKNPLHTSIVDMLEVTGKALPTGVFNNSKLEHFLNTVFTKYGQSNDFRELSKKLYIIACELNSGKIATFSTDNNSDVPISKAVQASSALPGLYSPVKIKNQMYVDGALRRTMNASAALKQGVHLLFAINPIVPFKRSEQIDDKGLVEGGLPLVLSQTFRSVVQSRLKTGLAKYKDDYPEADIILVEPDQNDEVMFKSNLFSYSQRANLCDYAYRHTRQQLIKRKDEINAILERHGLAFNNDNLNDNSRDIESFINNKPSQVSWSDQINSSLDALERQLKAKS; encoded by the coding sequence ATGATTACCCTAAAACCAGCAAATAAACCCACACCAAGTAACCAACAATACGGACTGGCCTTGGCTGGTGGCGGCCCATTAGGCGGCTTTTATGAACTCGGTGCACTGTGCGCACTGCAAGACTCAATCAAACGCGTCGATTTGACCGATTTAGATGTGTACGTCGGCGTCAGCGCAGGTGCCTTTATTGCCGCCGGCTTGGCCAATGGCATCAGCTTGCCTTATATGTGTGACATTTTCGCATCGAATAAAAAAACAGAAACACCTTTTAACCCAGACCATTTTTTACAGCCGGCCTACAAAGATTATGTAAAAAACTTAGCCAAAACACCTTTGTTGGTTGGCAAGTCACTACTTAAGTGGGCAAAAAACCCATTACATACCAGTATTGTAGACATGCTTGAAGTGACAGGCAAAGCCCTGCCCACCGGTGTTTTTAACAACAGCAAGCTGGAACATTTTTTAAATACCGTATTTACCAAGTACGGACAAAGTAATGATTTCAGAGAATTATCAAAAAAATTGTATATCATTGCCTGTGAATTAAACAGCGGGAAAATAGCCACATTCAGTACTGATAACAACAGCGATGTCCCCATATCAAAAGCTGTTCAAGCATCATCTGCCTTGCCCGGCTTGTATTCGCCTGTAAAAATTAAAAACCAAATGTATGTCGATGGTGCCCTAAGACGCACCATGAACGCATCAGCAGCATTGAAACAGGGTGTACATTTGTTGTTTGCCATCAACCCCATCGTTCCATTCAAACGATCGGAACAGATTGATGACAAAGGATTGGTTGAAGGTGGTTTGCCACTGGTACTGTCTCAAACTTTTCGATCTGTGGTTCAATCAAGATTAAAAACTGGCTTAGCCAAGTATAAGGATGACTACCCAGAAGCTGACATTATATTGGTAGAACCTGACCAAAATGATGAAGTCATGTTCAAAAGCAACTTGTTCAGTTACTCACAAAGGGCTAACCTGTGTGACTATGCCTACAGACACACACGCCAACAGTTAATCAAACGAAAAGACGAGATCAATGCCATCTTGGAAAGACACGGCCTGGCATTCAATAACGACAACCTCAACGACAATAGTCGTGACATTGAGTCCTTCATCAACAACAAGCCCAGCCAAGTCAGCTGGTCAGACCAAATCAATTCAAGCTTAGACGCCCTAGAACGTCAATTGAAAGCCAAAAGCTGA
- the uppS gene encoding polyprenyl diphosphate synthase: MSIQHIAIIMDGNGRWATQRKRPRTMGHQAGVKAVRKTIQAVAKLGIPHLTLFAFSSENWNRPEKEVSKLMDLFLNSIQKETPELNAQGVRLNFIGDLSRFSEKLQTKMSQASSKIPENQRLMLNIAVNYGGQWDIVQAAKQCCEKVLAAPELIQHLGQEEFAAHLSLSGQPDVDVLIRTGGEHRISNFLLWQSAYAEIFFEDMLWPDFDETHVQSVVERYLKRERRFGQTSEQINA; this comes from the coding sequence ATGTCAATTCAGCACATCGCCATCATCATGGACGGAAACGGGCGATGGGCGACTCAAAGAAAGCGACCTCGGACTATGGGACACCAAGCCGGGGTTAAGGCTGTTAGAAAGACGATTCAAGCTGTAGCCAAATTAGGCATTCCACATTTGACTTTATTTGCCTTCAGTAGTGAAAACTGGAACAGGCCAGAAAAAGAAGTCAGTAAACTGATGGATCTGTTTCTCAACTCAATCCAAAAAGAAACACCCGAATTGAATGCCCAAGGCGTGAGGTTAAACTTCATTGGGGATTTATCTCGTTTTTCAGAAAAGCTGCAAACAAAAATGTCTCAAGCCTCATCTAAAATTCCAGAAAATCAACGACTGATGCTTAACATTGCGGTTAATTACGGTGGTCAATGGGACATTGTGCAGGCAGCTAAACAATGTTGTGAAAAAGTTTTGGCTGCACCTGAATTAATTCAGCACTTAGGTCAGGAAGAGTTTGCTGCACATTTGTCACTTTCAGGCCAACCTGATGTTGATGTATTAATCAGAACAGGTGGAGAGCACAGGATTTCTAACTTTTTATTGTGGCAATCTGCCTATGCAGAAATTTTCTTTGAAGATATGTTGTGGCCTGATTTTGATGAAACACATGTACAATCAGTTGTTGAAAGGTATTTAAAAAGAGAACGCCGTTTCGGCCAAACAAGCGAGCAAATCAATGCTTAA
- the frr gene encoding ribosome recycling factor gives MINDIVKEAGDRMSKSIDSLHHELKGVRTGRANTSLLDGMTVDYYGSATALNQVANVAVQDSRTLTVTPWEKTMIQPIEKAIMSSSLGLNPVSAGMTIRIPLPPLTEERRKELVKVVGSIAENSKIAIRNIRRDANTSLKNLLNDKDITEDDLHGGEKQIQDVTDQYVKKVDEVVAEKEKELMEI, from the coding sequence ATGATAAATGACATAGTCAAAGAAGCTGGCGACAGAATGAGTAAGAGCATAGATTCATTACACCATGAATTAAAGGGCGTAAGAACAGGGCGTGCTAATACCAGCTTGTTAGATGGGATGACAGTTGATTATTACGGTTCTGCTACGGCCTTAAATCAAGTGGCTAACGTGGCAGTACAAGATTCAAGAACATTGACAGTAACACCTTGGGAAAAAACCATGATACAGCCGATTGAAAAGGCCATCATGAGTTCCAGTTTAGGATTAAATCCTGTCAGTGCTGGCATGACCATACGAATCCCTCTACCTCCTTTAACTGAAGAGCGTCGTAAAGAATTGGTTAAAGTTGTGGGTTCAATTGCAGAAAACAGCAAGATTGCGATTAGAAATATCCGTCGTGATGCGAACACATCATTAAAAAACCTTTTGAATGATAAAGACATCACTGAAGATGATTTGCACGGTGGTGAAAAGCAAATTCAAGATGTGACCGATCAATATGTTAAAAAAGTTGATGAAGTGGTTGCAGAGAAAGAAAAAGAGTTGATGGAAATATAA
- the rpmG gene encoding 50S ribosomal protein L33 translates to MRDKIKLVSSAGTGHYYTTDKNKKTTPDKMEIKKYDPVVRKHVIYKEKKIK, encoded by the coding sequence ATGAGAGATAAAATAAAATTGGTTTCAAGTGCTGGAACAGGTCACTATTACACAACCGATAAAAACAAAAAAACCACACCTGACAAAATGGAAATAAAAAAATATGATCCAGTTGTCAGAAAACATGTGATTTATAAAGAGAAGAAAATCAAGTAA
- a CDS encoding response regulator: MIKVILVDDHDIVRTGLKLVAEKMSGVKIIGECSDGMEALNLVKELKPDVVLMDVNMPKVNGLEATRRITQIDPYVRIIILTIHAENPYPKKLLDAGAMGYLTKGCAAEELEDAIKKVSMGQRYVGADIAQQMALAMLPGGYKESPFDVLTSRELDVAMLLVRGKKAKEIAGVLELTDKTVATYKYRVLEKMSLRNEVELTHMAIRHGILDAKEIGPIA, translated from the coding sequence ATGATTAAAGTGATACTGGTAGATGATCATGATATTGTCCGCACGGGACTGAAGCTGGTGGCAGAAAAAATGTCTGGTGTAAAAATCATTGGTGAATGCAGCGATGGCATGGAAGCTTTGAATTTGGTTAAAGAGTTGAAGCCTGATGTGGTGTTAATGGATGTGAATATGCCAAAAGTGAATGGTTTAGAGGCCACCAGGCGAATTACACAGATTGACCCTTATGTGAGGATAATTATCCTAACCATACATGCTGAAAATCCGTATCCGAAGAAATTGTTGGATGCCGGTGCGATGGGGTATTTGACCAAAGGGTGTGCAGCCGAAGAATTAGAGGATGCAATTAAAAAAGTGTCAATGGGTCAGCGGTATGTTGGTGCGGATATTGCGCAGCAGATGGCGCTGGCCATGTTGCCAGGTGGGTATAAAGAATCGCCGTTTGATGTGTTAACTTCTCGTGAACTGGATGTGGCGATGTTGTTGGTTCGAGGGAAGAAGGCCAAAGAAATAGCTGGTGTGCTAGAATTAACGGACAAAACAGTGGCAACTTATAAATACAGGGTGTTGGAAAAAATGTCACTTCGCAATGAAGTGGAATTGACGCACATGGCCATTCGTCATGGCATTTTAGATGCCAAAGAAATAGGTCCCATTGCCTGA
- the rpsB gene encoding 30S ribosomal protein S2, giving the protein MAKINVKQLLEAGAHFGHNTRYWNPKMAPYIFGSRNKIHVIDLRKTEEMFNDAMNFISTIASRRGKVMFVGTKRAASKAIKEEATRCGMPFVSHRWLGGMLTNYKTVKASIKRLKDIESMQADGRIEKFVKKEQLNMDRERIKLEKTLGGIKDMKGLPEALFIIDTRYETIAINEAKKLGIPVVAVVDTNNLTTNVDYVIPANDDAMKAIRLYLGTAADSILEGKASMQIDVKEAAKPAPKAEAKEAVKAEEAKTEEVKAENDATEAPAEEKKVTKKKVTKKKVAKKAEE; this is encoded by the coding sequence ATGGCAAAAATTAATGTCAAACAGCTGCTGGAGGCTGGTGCCCACTTTGGTCACAATACCAGATACTGGAACCCTAAAATGGCACCATACATTTTTGGTTCAAGAAACAAAATTCACGTTATCGATTTGCGTAAAACAGAAGAAATGTTCAATGATGCGATGAACTTCATCAGCACCATTGCTTCACGTCGCGGCAAAGTGATGTTTGTTGGTACCAAGCGTGCTGCAAGCAAAGCAATCAAAGAAGAAGCAACCCGTTGTGGTATGCCTTTCGTTTCTCACCGCTGGTTAGGTGGTATGTTAACAAACTACAAAACAGTAAAAGCATCAATCAAAAGATTGAAAGACATTGAGTCTATGCAAGCTGATGGTCGTATCGAGAAGTTTGTTAAGAAAGAACAATTGAACATGGACAGAGAACGTATCAAGTTAGAAAAAACCTTGGGCGGCATCAAGGACATGAAAGGTTTGCCTGAAGCATTGTTTATCATCGACACACGTTATGAAACCATTGCCATTAACGAAGCTAAAAAATTAGGGATTCCAGTTGTTGCTGTTGTTGACACAAACAACTTAACAACCAATGTTGATTACGTTATTCCTGCAAATGATGATGCAATGAAAGCGATTCGTTTGTACTTAGGTACAGCTGCTGATTCTATCTTAGAAGGTAAGGCTTCAATGCAAATTGATGTTAAAGAAGCTGCAAAACCTGCACCTAAAGCTGAAGCCAAAGAAGCCGTTAAAGCCGAAGAAGCCAAAACTGAAGAAGTGAAAGCTGAAAATGACGCTACTGAAGCACCTGCTGAAGAAAAGAAAGTGACCAAGAAAAAAGTCACAAAAAAGAAAGTGGCTAAAAAAGCTGAAGAGTAA
- a CDS encoding VOC family protein, which translates to MKLGAFSLSLNVADLVVSKTFYEKLGFKAVGGDVEQGWLIMRNGDSTIGLFQGMFDSNIMTFNPGWDAQNQVLSEFDDVRVIQKQLKSQGVDLMSEADESSSGPGSMMLTDPDGNVILIDQHV; encoded by the coding sequence GTGAAATTAGGTGCTTTTTCTTTGAGTTTGAATGTTGCTGACTTGGTGGTTTCAAAAACCTTTTACGAAAAGCTGGGTTTTAAAGCTGTGGGTGGTGATGTTGAACAAGGTTGGTTAATCATGCGCAATGGTGACAGCACGATAGGATTGTTTCAAGGCATGTTTGACAGTAATATCATGACGTTTAATCCAGGCTGGGATGCGCAAAACCAAGTGTTGTCAGAATTTGATGATGTGCGTGTCATTCAAAAGCAGCTTAAATCACAAGGTGTTGATTTGATGTCTGAAGCGGATGAATCATCCTCTGGGCCAGGCAGTATGATGCTGACCGATCCAGATGGCAATGTCATCTTGATTGATCAGCATGTATGA
- the rpmB gene encoding 50S ribosomal protein L28 — protein MSRVCQVTGKKTTVGNNVSHAMNKTRRRFLPNLQTHRFWVETENKWVKLRVSAKGMRIIDKKGIDAVLAEMRYRGEKV, from the coding sequence ATGTCAAGAGTTTGCCAGGTTACTGGAAAGAAAACTACGGTTGGAAACAACGTTTCTCACGCCATGAACAAAACCCGCAGAAGATTTTTGCCTAACTTACAAACACATCGTTTTTGGGTTGAGACAGAAAACAAATGGGTTAAATTAAGGGTCTCTGCCAAAGGCATGAGAATCATTGATAAAAAAGGTATCGATGCCGTTTTGGCTGAAATGCGTTACCGTGGCGAGAAGGTATAA
- the rplS gene encoding 50S ribosomal protein L19: MSDIIKQLEAAQLRSDLPAFSPGDTVIVGVKVVDGTRERVQNYEGVVIAVKNRGINSAFTVRKISYGEGVERVFQTHSPMIDSVTVKRRGKVRRAKLYYLRGREGKAARITEKLDVKK, translated from the coding sequence ATGAGTGACATTATAAAACAATTGGAAGCTGCGCAATTACGCAGTGATTTACCTGCGTTCAGCCCTGGTGATACAGTCATCGTAGGTGTAAAAGTCGTTGACGGTACACGTGAACGTGTTCAAAACTACGAAGGTGTTGTTATTGCGGTTAAAAATCGTGGTATCAATTCAGCGTTTACAGTAAGAAAAATTTCATACGGTGAAGGCGTAGAGCGTGTGTTCCAAACACACAGCCCTATGATTGACAGTGTGACTGTTAAACGTCGTGGTAAAGTGCGTCGCGCCAAGTTGTACTACTTGCGTGGTAGAGAAGGTAAAGCGGCTCGTATTACCGAGAAGTTGGACGTTAAGAAGTAA
- a CDS encoding phosphatidate cytidylyltransferase: MLKQRIITALLLGPLVLAIVIWGDKKWFMALTAVIQVASVYEWLKMNRLPFMASIVLAVIVTAGSCYFAHLMMVTPGFAQHYVLIAFGLVWVVALLWLWQFKLGHENRKAQLFLKAILGTEAIALFAIAFLMIRVEDQGQWWALILLLTIWVADVGAYFSGKTFGKNKLAINISPGKTWEGVIGAQLFVIGFALMVSHYMPIDWQTSLWVFPLVALFSVVGDLAASLGKRQAGIKDSSNLLPGHGGFIDRFDSLIAAAPLYYMLLFVL; this comes from the coding sequence ATGCTTAAACAAAGAATAATAACCGCTTTATTACTGGGGCCTTTGGTTTTGGCTATTGTCATTTGGGGCGATAAGAAATGGTTCATGGCATTGACCGCTGTGATTCAAGTGGCCAGTGTGTATGAGTGGCTGAAGATGAACCGCTTACCTTTCATGGCTTCTATTGTGTTAGCGGTTATAGTCACTGCAGGTAGTTGTTATTTTGCTCATTTGATGATGGTAACGCCAGGGTTTGCTCAACATTATGTACTGATAGCATTTGGGTTGGTTTGGGTTGTGGCATTATTGTGGTTGTGGCAATTTAAATTGGGTCATGAAAACAGAAAAGCGCAATTGTTTTTAAAAGCCATATTGGGTACTGAAGCCATTGCTTTGTTTGCAATTGCCTTTTTGATGATTCGGGTAGAAGATCAAGGACAATGGTGGGCATTGATATTGTTGCTGACTATTTGGGTGGCAGATGTTGGCGCCTATTTCAGTGGTAAAACTTTTGGAAAAAACAAGTTGGCGATCAATATCAGCCCAGGTAAAACATGGGAAGGTGTCATTGGTGCACAGTTATTTGTTATTGGGTTTGCCTTGATGGTTTCGCATTATATGCCGATAGACTGGCAAACAAGTTTGTGGGTCTTCCCATTGGTGGCTTTGTTTTCAGTTGTAGGTGATTTGGCGGCCAGCTTGGGTAAACGCCAAGCAGGTATTAAAGACAGTTCAAATTTATTACCTGGCCATGGTGGTTTTATTGACCGCTTTGACAGCTTGATTGCAGCAGCGCCATTGTATTATATGCTGTTGTTTGTGTTATGA
- the trmD gene encoding tRNA (guanosine(37)-N1)-methyltransferase TrmD has product MRLNVITLFPQMVSDALSYGVIGRAIKQGVIELVLFNPRDYAQNKHNTIDDKPFGGGAGMVMMHDPLFRTWQDIKNKGESGPLVFMSPQGQKVTQKLCNDWSELPALTLLCGRYEGIDQRFLDGYVDEEISLGDYVISGGELAACVLIDAVARQIKGVLGAEESAKTDSFMTSMLAPPQYTRSELLGQSGVPDVLLSGNHKAIAEWKSQQALTVTKQKRPDLIAGTSGD; this is encoded by the coding sequence ATGCGGCTGAATGTCATCACCTTGTTTCCACAAATGGTGAGTGATGCTTTGTCTTATGGTGTGATTGGTCGCGCCATCAAACAAGGTGTCATAGAGCTTGTTTTGTTTAATCCTCGAGATTATGCGCAAAACAAGCACAATACTATTGATGACAAGCCTTTTGGCGGTGGCGCAGGCATGGTTATGATGCATGATCCGCTGTTCCGAACATGGCAAGATATAAAGAATAAAGGTGAATCTGGACCTTTGGTTTTTATGTCACCTCAGGGTCAAAAAGTGACACAAAAACTGTGTAATGATTGGTCGGAGTTGCCTGCCTTGACATTGTTGTGTGGGCGTTACGAAGGCATAGATCAACGGTTCCTTGATGGATATGTTGATGAAGAAATTTCCCTCGGTGATTATGTGATCAGCGGTGGTGAATTGGCAGCTTGTGTTTTAATAGATGCAGTGGCCAGACAGATAAAAGGTGTTTTGGGTGCTGAAGAATCGGCCAAAACGGATTCGTTTATGACGTCGATGTTGGCGCCACCACAATACACCAGATCAGAATTGTTGGGACAGTCAGGTGTCCCCGATGTTTTGTTAAGTGGGAATCACAAGGCCATAGCCGAGTGGAAATCACAACAAGCTTTGACAGTAACAAAACAGAAAAGACCTGACTTAATAGCCGGCACCTCTGGGGACTGA
- the tsf gene encoding translation elongation factor Ts yields the protein MSITAAMVKELREITGAGMMECKKALVETDGNIEVAIENMRKSGAAKAAKKSGRVAADGIVKIAAAADNKTAVMVEINCETDFVAKDENFLGFTDMVVQAALDNKTESVEAISAVEVDGKTIEEARANLVAKIGENVQIRRVQVISATDGEVGVYSHGKNIGVVVSAIGASQDLIKDLAMHVAAVNPEFVSESDVPQDVLEKEKEILIAQAADSGKPAEIIEKMVGGRIRKYLAEITLKGQNFVKDPDTTVEKLLNSNNADVVEFVRFEVGEGIEKKEDNFVEEVMAQARGN from the coding sequence ATGAGTATTACTGCTGCTATGGTAAAAGAGCTGCGCGAGATCACTGGCGCGGGCATGATGGAATGTAAAAAAGCATTGGTTGAAACAGATGGTAACATCGAAGTGGCCATTGAAAACATGAGAAAATCTGGTGCTGCTAAAGCTGCTAAGAAATCAGGTCGTGTTGCTGCTGATGGCATTGTTAAAATTGCTGCTGCTGCTGACAATAAGACGGCTGTCATGGTTGAAATTAACTGTGAGACAGATTTTGTAGCCAAAGATGAAAACTTTTTAGGTTTTACAGACATGGTTGTACAAGCTGCATTGGACAATAAAACTGAGTCAGTTGAAGCGATTTCTGCCGTTGAAGTTGATGGTAAAACAATTGAAGAAGCACGTGCTAACTTGGTTGCTAAGATTGGAGAAAATGTTCAAATTCGTCGTGTACAGGTAATTTCTGCTACAGATGGTGAAGTGGGTGTTTATTCACATGGTAAAAACATCGGTGTTGTTGTTTCTGCAATAGGTGCTTCACAAGATTTGATTAAAGACTTGGCCATGCACGTAGCGGCTGTTAATCCTGAATTCGTTTCTGAGTCTGATGTGCCACAAGATGTGTTAGAAAAAGAGAAAGAAATTTTGATCGCTCAAGCTGCTGATTCTGGCAAGCCTGCCGAAATCATTGAGAAAATGGTTGGTGGCCGTATTCGCAAATACTTGGCTGAAATCACTTTGAAAGGTCAAAACTTTGTTAAAGACCCGGACACAACTGTTGAAAAATTATTGAATAGCAACAATGCTGATGTGGTAGAATTTGTGCGATTTGAAGTTGGCGAAGGTATCGAGAAAAAAGAAGATAACTTTGTTGAGGAAGTAATGGCACAAGCCCGTGGCAATTGA
- the pyrH gene encoding UMP kinase: MAIDSIKYKRILLKLSGEALMGSEDYGIDPQVINRISEEIAQVHALGIEIGIVIGGGNIFRGAGLSESGIDRVTGDHMGMLATVMNSLALQNALENQGMKVRVMSAIQIHEVCEDYIRRRAIRHLAKGNVTVFAAGIGNPFFTTDSAASLRAIEINADVVLKATKVDGIYSADPVKDPSAFKYDHLTYDEVIERKLAVMDTAAVVLCRDRKMPIQIFNMGKENALMEIVKGANIGTIVTA, from the coding sequence GTGGCAATTGATTCGATAAAATACAAACGCATACTGCTGAAGCTCAGTGGTGAAGCCTTAATGGGGTCTGAGGATTATGGAATTGATCCTCAGGTCATCAATCGCATCTCTGAAGAGATCGCTCAAGTCCATGCTTTGGGTATTGAGATAGGCATCGTCATTGGTGGCGGCAACATCTTTCGCGGTGCCGGACTCAGTGAGTCCGGTATCGATCGTGTTACTGGTGACCACATGGGTATGTTGGCCACCGTGATGAATTCTTTGGCATTACAAAATGCCTTAGAAAACCAGGGCATGAAGGTTCGAGTCATGTCGGCCATTCAAATTCATGAAGTCTGTGAAGATTATATCAGACGCCGTGCTATTCGACATTTGGCGAAAGGTAATGTCACCGTGTTTGCTGCAGGCATTGGTAATCCTTTTTTTACAACAGATTCAGCTGCCAGTTTAAGGGCGATTGAAATCAATGCTGATGTGGTACTAAAGGCAACAAAAGTTGATGGTATTTATTCAGCTGACCCGGTAAAAGACCCATCTGCATTCAAATACGATCATTTGACTTATGATGAAGTCATTGAACGCAAATTGGCTGTCATGGATACTGCCGCTGTTGTTTTGTGTCGTGATCGCAAAATGCCAATTCAAATATTTAATATGGGCAAAGAAAATGCCCTAATGGAAATAGTCAAAGGTGCCAATATCGGTACCATTGTTACTGCTTAA
- the rimM gene encoding ribosome maturation factor RimM (Essential for efficient processing of 16S rRNA), producing MSGDIITLGKVVGHFGVQGWVKVFSYTQPMENITVYRDWIVGGQLYKGIKSKKHGKTVVAYFKGVDNRSKAEALIGLEVAIAPTQLKALPNDEYYWRDLVGLKVINKGGEELGVVDSLFETGANDVLVVKGVAEVLIPFVEPETIQSVSLTEGVIRVDWQEAE from the coding sequence GTGAGTGGTGACATAATAACTTTAGGAAAGGTTGTTGGTCACTTTGGTGTTCAAGGTTGGGTGAAGGTTTTTTCTTACACACAGCCGATGGAAAATATCACTGTCTATCGCGATTGGATTGTGGGTGGGCAGTTATACAAAGGAATCAAGTCCAAAAAGCACGGCAAAACAGTGGTTGCATACTTTAAAGGTGTGGATAACCGCAGTAAAGCTGAAGCTTTGATTGGTTTGGAAGTGGCTATTGCGCCCACACAGTTGAAAGCCTTACCTAATGATGAGTATTACTGGCGAGATTTGGTCGGATTGAAAGTCATTAATAAAGGTGGTGAAGAACTGGGTGTGGTGGATTCGCTGTTTGAAACAGGTGCCAATGACGTTTTAGTGGTCAAAGGTGTAGCAGAGGTTTTAATTCCTTTTGTTGAGCCGGAGACTATTCAGTCAGTTTCATTGACTGAAGGCGTGATAAGGGTGGATTGGCAAGAGGCTGAGTAA
- the rpsP gene encoding 30S ribosomal protein S16 yields the protein MVKIKLVRHGAKRAPFYKVIATDSRNAGDGKALERLGFFNPMARGQEVRLNLDLERINHWVGQGAQMSDRVGSLVKQAQKAA from the coding sequence ATGGTCAAAATTAAGTTGGTAAGGCATGGCGCCAAACGCGCACCTTTCTACAAAGTTATCGCTACTGATTCTCGCAACGCGGGTGACGGTAAAGCATTAGAGCGTTTAGGTTTCTTCAATCCTATGGCTCGTGGTCAAGAAGTTCGATTGAACTTGGATTTAGAAAGAATTAACCATTGGGTTGGTCAAGGCGCACAAATGTCTGATCGTGTAGGCTCTTTGGTTAAACAAGCACAAAAAGCGGCATAA